The nucleotide window AATTGCCCCATGACTTGCTCCAAAGGCTAAACTAGCATGCCAGACATACTGTAGTCTGGTGGCGCTGGGAAAAGAAATGATGGGTAAAGAAAGCAGTCTTGTAGATTTGCCTAATGGAAATATACCTCCTCCCTATGTCCTTGTTCCGTATACCTAAGGATAgcaagatgagcactatattggAAAGAAAGGGCAAACCCTTTATACAAAGGCCATTTAAACACAGTCCTTTTATAACACTGGCAAGTGCTAGTATTCAGCACTTTAGATATTTAGCCCACTTACCTTGAGCCACAaaattttggaagcatttgccCGAACAGTAGTGTCTTGCCAGGGCCTGTATTCATCTACCTGGGCCCATTTCTGTATGTCGAAAGGGTACCAGTGAGTACCCAGTGTGCTTCTGGCTCAGGGACAGAAGAATCACAGTGCTTTCCAGATAAAAGGGGAAACAGTAGGCCTGTGAGCTAAGGTGAGAATAGttgcatcctcctcctcttctccttataTCACTTCCATTTAGAAAGCCTGATGTTAGGGATCAGAGAACAGTGCAGGAGCCAGAAGGTCAGCACTGCTTGTTCTGCTGATAACCAACAGCACCCTTTACACGTTAAGAACCACAGACCAATGATGTTTTATAAAATTATCATCATGAAGTATAATGTAATGTTTTCTacttttccttttccctcccagctgttttagggcctgatccaacatcccactgaagtcaatgggaaaccttccattgacttcaacagacatTGGACCAGGCCTTTATTTTGTCAGTTTTTGTTGCTATGAAAAGTACATTGCACACGTTCCTTACAAAGACATGGCTCTGAGAATGAATCCTCTCAAAAATACACCACTTGTTCCCCACGccacaaatataaacaaacttagAACTTGCAGATTGCATCCTGGCAAAGAAGATAAGACGTGTAAATCAAAGCTCTCTCAGAACCAGACTGATTCTAACTGGGCTTTCAGGGAACCCTTCTCCTTGGCTTTTGAAACACTGCCTTCCCATTTCATTCTCTGTTCACTTGGAATCTTGAGCAGAGACACCGTCTTTCTGAGTTGctggggggtgctcgaccccGTTCCGTCCGAGGTCCCACCCCCATCCACCGCTTCTGCCAAGCTCCCAACCCTGCTCTGTCTTttgctcctccccctgcccctccacacctactgcacactgctgaacagtgggcaggaggcactgggagggactgggaggagctgattggtaGGGCCTGCCAGCAGACAGGAAGCACTGGGGAGAGGAGCTGACTgcaggggctgccagtgggtgctgagcacccactatttttttccatgggtactccagtcccggagcacccacggagtcggcgcctagGGTCTTGAGCTCCCTACGTTTGTGTGACTATTAGTATCAGGAAAGGTGCTAAGATCCCTTCAGATGGGTCACAGTCTGAGTGAAAAAGGAAGGCCTACTGCCACGCTGCCCCCTGCACTTACAACTTTTTTCTCAATACAATCCATGGTGTGTTAACACTCCCACGCCTTGGTGAGATTCCAGTCTGGGGCCCCAGGAGACCATTCAGCCAGACTGCTCTTCTCGGGGGTGCCTCTGGCAATCTGAAACCAGCTGGGACACCTTGTTACAGGCATGTCTGTCCTAGCACACTGCAGGACCAAACACCATCCCATGAGCCTCATAGAGGCAGACTGCAGCAGACAAACATGCAGCTCAGAAGTGTTATGGTATAAATACTGCGACAAGGATGTGAGGTTTCTACCTCTGCATTCTAACCTCTCTCCTAAGGAGAAGCTTCCATCCTCAGTATATGCACTTTCTTCAGGGAGTTTATGTTGCTAAATTCTTGAATGTTGAGCCCTAAAAGAGTTATAATTAATAAGAAAAACAATCCGAGACTAGTGGTGGAGAAACCAATAGAAAATGGAGCTGAGCTGTCAGCATAGTCCATTTGGAACCCGTTAATGGGGATTAGTCAAACTAGTGGCAATATTTTGCTATTGCCACTGCCGGACACCTAGAGGCACCTTGTTATAAATAAGTTAATGAGCTTTTTCAAGAGatatatttttcaaattaaagaAGGAACATGAACTAAAAAGCCAAAATGTCCAGCCAGGGTCTTTGCAGTCTGACAGTTATGTCAAGCCTTTCAGTGCATTGCAAGGGATTCAGTCATTTGACTCCTGTTAATGCTAGTGGTAGGTGAAACACACTGAAAAAAGTTACCTGCAAATGGCCATTCTGAAATGGGAAGAGCATTTCCTCCAATCTTGGAAAGAAGGAGGAGATTTCAGTAAAGGCAGCTGAATGTTTTTATGACATATTTGCCGAAAGTAAAAAAGAAGGGAAATGAGGGGACAGACTGGTCCTTAATGGAGCAGATATGCACACAGTGTTAAACTGCCTTCTGCAAGGAATTTTCACATCACACAAGTTAAAACCCATGTCTAACTTTATAGAATGAATTAATAATAATGAGTTGTCCTCGGATGAAGTAAGGGAAAAATTTCTACTTCCAATTTGCTTTTCCAGAGGTTGCATCAGGGTGGATAAAGAACCACCATGACAGGTCAGGCCAGCCTAGAAAGCAAGGGATATAAATCTTTGCTCTCCTTTATTAGACCCTTCACCTCTGTTTTTAAAAGcatctcaaaaagaaaaaagctgttaACAGCCGCAAGTGCGTGTAAATTCACCCAGGGTTGATTACTCAACAGACTACCCAGGGGGCAATTGTTGTACATACAATCACATGTTTGTGGTCCAAGACTGGAATAGATTGGGTTTTGCACAACAATACTCTCTACAAAAAGTGAAAAGGCAGCCTGGTGGCTTATTGCCatagtaaatatttaaaaagtcagGTCAGCTTCTGAGATTGGAGTTTTGCTTTCCCAAATAAATAAAGATGACCCTGGCAGACTGGCATTGATGGACAGCATAATCCAGGGTTTCATGTTGTCTCAAAGAGTGACCAGCTATAGAATTTCATTAGTtcataacaaaatgttaggaCCAGGACAGTTTGTTTGAAGAGTGTTGTTATTCTGAAAAATGACTCTATGAATGAATGAAATGACTTATGCTTGAAGGTCCCAATCTTTACTGTATCTCAGTAACTACTGATTAAATTTGCTAAATTTACAAGAAAAATACAGTGTTTTCTACCTGCCAGCCCCGCACattcatagaaacatagaatcatagataattagggttggaagagacctcaggaggtcatctagtccaaccctctgctcaaagcaggactaaccccaactaaatcattaaTAAAGATCAATTAATTATCAATAAACATAATGTTCACCAATTTATGCCCCCAATTATACCAGTGCAATCCCAATGAAGGTTAGTGTATCATGAAGGAAATCATTTGACCTAAAGCTCTTAATTGCTGAGAATAAAATGGGAGGAAATAACCCACCTTAACTCTCAGATGCCAGGGTGAGTTTGATGATAAAACAAATCTTGttcatttaaacagaaaatatgaTCTGGAGTCACTGAATCATAATAAATATGGATGCATATAATGGGATTACTAGGGAGTTTTCAGAATAGGCCAGCACTTTAATAACATTTGTAAAAGGCTCTTCTTACTTTCTTTGAGGGGATCAGGGAAGTATCCCTACTACTGTACAGCAGGAGCACACAGGATATAAAGGGACACTTTGAATGTGCCCACAGAGAAGCACTGAGAGAATGCACCAGCTCACTTAACAGGATGAGCCTGAGCAGTAAGGCAGCAGAGTGTGTAATGTTGCTTCTCCCTGTTTGATAGACATCTGCACcaccagacccaggaggtgagGTAGCCGCACACAAGCCAAGATAAACCAGGATATCTAGTCCCAGACAGATTTACCTACATGTGCTAGTCTCCCACAAAGGGGCATTGTGGCACTATTGTAAATAGGGAGGGTACAGCACAGAAGGGGATGGGGACCCAAGAAAAGGGGTGTGTCTGTGGAAGGGGCAAGTATCTCACggatggggaagcagagagggaagagggtgtatgtgggggggaggtGATAGGGTTCATTctccaggagggaggagggaagagggaagggTGTGAGAGGGGAAAGGTGCTCggcctctccccccaacccccacctttGAGCAGCTCCACGGgcttgaagtcaaagggaatgtTGTTCTTGGCAAACATGTAGATGcatgagcagggctgggagagcaaATCCAGGTACAGCTCCAGCCCCATCCTGCCCGGCTGGAGGCCAGGGCAGTGGTGGCAGGGATTCCGGTTACAGCTGCTGTCCACGTGGCAAACCAAAAAGAAACATTGCTCTGCACTGCTGATTTGCtgaaggagtaaaaaaaaaactgaattgGGGTTCAGGGGAGACCAATCCAAAAGGAGGACGAGGGGCTAAAGTCTGTTCTCATTACCCTCACCCCCTCACACGGACACACTCAGAATAACCCACGTGCAATGGAGGCTGTTTAAAACTGCCCCGTGTTTGGGGTAAGAAGGGGTGAGGGAGATAGGTGGGTTGCCTGGGGAAGAAAAGGGTGGAGCTGGTCCCCAGGGGAAGAAGGAGGGGCGGGGACACTCATGAGCAAAGCAGTGAAGCCAGGACCAGCTGGCTGTTTCCCTTGGATAGTGCTTGGTCTTGGCAGGAACAGAGACACTTGTGTTTGTGTCAGTGTTTCTAGTTCCTCCTGCCGCataggggaatggggagggggagggggagagtagggtgaccagacagcaagtgtgaaaaatcgggacagcgggtggggggtaatagacatctatataagaaaaagacccaaatatcaggactgtccctataaaattgggacatctggtcaccctactttggctgctgtgtgattcccagtctctttgttgttggggcaggagtaataaagggatgttatcctggttatgtgaatcaaggacagtagaacttgtacttggcattttatgatgGAGGGACTCGCTCTCAACTAAATAGTACTCAATAGGCAAGGCACATGGTTTCCAACCCACAgggaattgagagaggttggggacaggtgttTGTGCCTGGCAGTGTGGGCCTGAAACACCACTTttacccctcctctctccagtgtgcaataacagagctaattttgactccattaggagtcttgttacatgcaacagagctgaaatcactgatacctggGTCTAAACATTAGACCTACTTTGGACTAGTGGTGCACTAGTACTGAGGTTCCCCTACTaccagctaaaatcactgagagctgtgttaaggggtgcggggctgaaGACAAGTTGGTTAGCGGCTAGCAAGGTGGCTAGCGGAGGGGAGCGGATAGCGGAGAGGGGTGGCGAGTGGAGCGGATAGCAgggcggctggtggagcagagcggctagCAGAATGGCTAGTGGAGAGGCATGCCAAGCGGCATGGATAGCAGGGCTCCTGGCAGAGAGATGCTGCTGGcagtgaagactgcagcagaaccccacagagaggcGTGGCAATCAGCTGTCAATCCGAGCAGTGGAGCATGTGAGATGTTCTCACCCTTACCTCCCCccacttccacccaggctggagggTAAACTCTGCAGAGGAACTTCTGAACTCtaggggctgcactggccaaggtcagaaactgtgggtggggtgactgttgagttgctggacttaagaccctgaggggaaaaggacactgccaaacttacttgggggtgggtcttctgCTCATGATTTGTgctatgaatcctgtttgtggtgtttccccaacataatgccacaaTGTTTTGtgttatggtttgtgttatgaatcctgtttgtggtgtttccccaacataattgcCACAATGTTTTGtgttatggtttgtgttatgaatcctgtttgtggggtttccccaacataatgctgtattgtttccctcctttattaaaaggcttttgctacactcagattccgtgcttgcgagaggggaagtattgccttgtagaggcacccaggggggtggtatgtaattgtctcagatcactgggtgggggctcgagccagttttgcattgtgttattgaaacggaacccctagatactgaacccggcccttgttgctgccaactctgatgggCAGGAAGGTTACACTAGTAAATCCTTAAAAGGAAAGAAGGTATAAAATATTGAAGTTTTTAGTCATGATATTTTCATTGACAATGGGGAGAAAGTTTTGCCTAAGCAAGGACTTCAGGATAAAGTTCAAAGACAACAGGAAATCATGAATATAAGCATACTGAAATACAGATTCCACCCATTTAGGATTCTTTCACAATTGAGTGTTTTCAGCGGAATCCAAAGTCTTTGAATAGTTTTCTCATCACTGCCTCCTTAATTTTGCTGTAGTTCCAGAAGGTTTATGTGTTATTGCTACAGATCACCTAAAAGCAAATATGACAACAAAAAAGTCACAAAGCCCCCTGCCCCAAGAAGATTTGTTGCCCGTTTATTTGTTCTCAGATGCTTCCTGTGAATTTATAGCTTCAGATTCTAAGATTTCCCCAGCTTCTGTCCCTGAGGACAATGGACTAAGGGAGGGTTGCATTTTCCACATGGAAAGTGCTGCAGTATTCTTTCCTCCTTATGAAGGGCACTTACTCATAGTGCTggagaggggtttggggagcaagATGGTGGAAAGCTGCAGATCAAATGGCACCAGAACGTTAACTCATTTCATCATTTTCCTCAGCACAGGCGCCAGATGCTCTTTCAGCTGTGGGTCAATTTGGATGTTGCTGAGTTCCTTGATATTCAGGATAAGCTCGTGTGCTTCCTGGAAGAGCTCTTTCCCCACAGCTTCCTCCACCTGGTTGCGCCATTCTGACAGCTTGGGTCTGTCTTCAAAGATGTCACAACCTACTCCAATGGGCTGCACAGAGAGACACAACTGTACTGAGACATGCTGAAGCTTTCACAAGGGAAGTCATCTTAAGTGTGtatgtgggcgggggggggaaccCATGGAAGAGCATCAGAAAGGTTGAGAGATCTCCTAGTCTACCTATGCATCTGGAAAAAAACCCAACTGGACTGTATCTCTTCGTGCATTTTAATAGTCCCAAATCCACTCCTGACAAAAGTGTCCACTTTTACTTGATGATGACACATGATGTGGCTAGCACTTATTTTGAGTAATGCTCAGCTACTGCATTAAAGAGATGGGGTTAGTGATTCCATTGGTGGCTGCTGATACTGCCTACTTGCTATTGGTAGTGAGGAATGCTAAACCAGAGAGCGACCTATGAGACCACCACCACCATTGTCATTTAAGCCGAGGTTTTAGTTGGCGCTTCCACTCTACTTTCTGCCTCTCCCACCCTCCGAAACACTTCACTGCAGAGATGCAGCACTGCTATTTGTTAGCCACTGGGACATGGAATTAGGAGCGGGAAATGCTCTTGCTCtgcaggatcccagctctgatgGCCTGGGACCGAGCAACCAATCTAAGTATGATCCActtaatttgattaaaaaaaaaaagcttcccaTAGCTTTGCTACTGGAGGAGTTTCAATTTGGTATCTTGTGGGTCTGGTGTGGGGAAGAATAGGTAGCTCTGGAGGAGAATATTCTAATATGGGAATCTCTCCCTCTGCTGAATTAGATCTGCACTCCTTCTCTAGGGAAACAGTATCAATGCTGCTCATTCCCAGGTAGTTAGACAATACCAGCTTCATGATTACAATCCACTACTCACCTGCATGAGCTCTACAATAGCCATTAGGTCTGCCAGGGAGATTTCACTGCCCACGATGAACGGCTTGTCCTGAAGGAATTTCTCCTCAAACTGCTTCAGAGAAATAGCCAGCTCATCCATAACCTCCTGCAGCTTCTCCGGAGGCAATGTCTGGCCTGTAAAGAGGGGAATGAGCACCtatgtggggagaagggaatagAATTAGCCTCCATAGATATACTTGCACTGGATTTCCTTTGCCTTTGGAAATGGGATCCACTAAGTTTACTGATCATCATGTCATACAATCTAGGATCAGCTCGAAGTGATGCTATATTCACATGTGGCaagatctcagctttcattaaaagatGATCCTTTACCCTTCAAAATGTTCACAGTCAAAGCAATCGTGTCCAAAGCAGTGTACAGAATAAGAACCCGCACTGTTTCACAGCTTCCTCTTGCAATGGCTTCTGATTAAGCATCTTGTTTATTTTGGGAATGTGACACTGACAGCTAGCCAGCTCAGGTCACAACCTCAAGGAAGTATTAAGTGTACAAATTCACTTGTTAGAAGAGAACAAAAAGGAATGTTATCACATTACATGTACCTAGTAATTACATTTGCTTTAGATGCATGAAAGCTTGTGAAATTATGTTATTGTCTTCACCTGTTTCCTGTGATTGCTATCTTTTTACCTAATTAAccttagcccagtggttctcaaataaGGAGAACTATTTTAATGAGGTCACcagagccaaagcctgagcccagctgcccgGGGTTGAAGCCTGAAGGCTTCAGCTCTgactggtggggctcaggttacaggcccccagcCTGGGGTTGCagcccttgggcttgggctttggccccccacacctagggcagtggggcttggggtcCCCCCACCTTCCACTagggggtcatgtagtaatttttgttgtcagaagggggtcgtggtgcaatgaagtttgagaactgttgcCTTAGATCAAAGATGTGTTAGGATAAGAGTTGGCCTGATGTCACATtgttcatgaaaactaatgaaatTGTCTGGATGCCTATAACTAAATGTATTAGGATGTCTCTGTAATTGAATGGCCCGTCAACTGGGATTGAAGCCTTAAACTTTAAATGAGAAGGTTGTTAACTTCAAAGTATGGGTCATTATGTAAGACAGTGAAAGATCTACAAACTTGGTCTGCATTTAATCGACAAAACAAGACCCCCTGCAGGGATGTAAATGCTTGCCAGACTTTTCAACTATAAAAAGGGAACCTGGGAATGATTCTGCATCTCTGATCTATTTAGATGTGTTCCAAATACAAGACAGAGGTCCCCAAAGCCATTTTGGGCAGTCCTGAGAGACTTATGGAGAACTAAGCAGATACACTATCTCTGCTATCACTTTGGACTTACAAACTTTGACTACCTGTtatgtattttacctgctttaaccccTCTGTAATGATCATTTCTTTTCCTTAGCTAATAAATCCTAGGTTAGTTGACTAGAGAAATTGGCTTTGGTGATTTCTGGTTTTAATAAACTTTCATCATAAAGTCCAGTTTATCTGGGTGGTAAAAAGGGGCTGGAGAGCTTAAGGAGACTATTCATGGCTCCATGGTTAGACTAATTCTGTAGTCCAGGAGTGcacatttgttactggtttgTTGAAATCTAGTTATAGAATATACCATCAGTTTGGGGTATcagccctgttttctgacagtctgacctGAGATTGGTTCTTTCTGTTGTAGCCATATACCAGGCACCATGATAGGAAAACAGAGCTCTGATCACAGATTTTTGCAGGTGAAACTTAGAGCAAATATCTCCTAATCATTAGCATACACAGCAATTCATTCCATGATTGCTTAATCCAGGCCAGGATTTAAGCAGATTTTATGTGGCAACAATATGAAGCACAAGCAGTGTTCCTTAGCATGTGGGTTATATATTCATTGTTttcaaggcctgaagggaccattatgaccatctagtgtTACCTTTgccatagaacttcacccaaTGATTCCTACACAAATATAACTTGTGGCTGAACTACAGcatttttgttttggaaagacatccagtcttgattgaaAGACTCTAACTGATGGAGAATGTACACATCCCTTGGTATCCTGTTCTAATGGTTACTTACATTCCCAGTTAGAATCGAAGTTTGCTACAAGGTCTTTGTAAATCCGGCATCCTGAATAAAGAATCCCCTCTGTATTTACTACACCCAAGGCCTGGCTCTTCTCCATGGCAAGGGACAAAACAGTCATAcagttttaatttaatattattaataaaaaagatACAAATCCTGCATTTATTTTCCGAGAATCGTCAAGTGAATCAGGAAGAAGTTTTATTACTTGGTTCAGAAGCAGTGCTGGGGCTTAGCTCCTGCTCAGCATAGCTTATTCAGAACAAGACGTGCTATAGATCGttcaggccagaaggaaccattaagaTCATCTAGTCGGTTCTCCTGCATACCACAGGCCAGTAAACCTCATCCTGTAATTtctccatcagggctggctccaggggctttgctgccctaagcagccaaaagaaaaaaaaaacctgcgatcccgatctgcggcaattcagcgggaggtccttcgctccaagggggagcgagggaccctctgctgaattgctgccgaatacctggacatgccgcccctctccagagtggccgccccaagcatctgcttgctaagctggtgcctagagccggccctgttctacatcaagcccataacttctgtttgagctatagcgtatcttttagaaagacatccagtcttgatttaaagacttctggTATAGATAATCCCTTTCATTCCTAGGTCAGATGTTCCAATGGTGAATCATAGCATTTCTGTGTAGTGGCTTGGGACAGCATCTTCCTCCTTTTTCCATTCTAGGGACAGTTTGACTTCTCCCATATCCTAGTTAGTGCCCTGTGTTACAGAGTGGTTTTATATCCTTCCCTACCTCCAGCGATACAGCAGATACTTCCTGGACCAGGGTTATCTAATTAGCAGTGAGATTAAATTGGATTAGAACATAAgcacataagaatggacatagtgggtcagaccaaaggtccatttagcctagtatcctgtcttctgactgtggccaataccaggtgccccgagggaatgaacagaacaggtaatcatcaaatgatccatcccctgtcgcccattcccagcttctggcaaacagaggctagggacaccatccctgcccttcttggctaatagccattgatggacctatcctccattaacctatctagttcttttttgaagcatgttgtagttttggccttcacaacatcctctggcaaagagttccacaggtcgactgtgcgttgtgtgaagaaatatgtccttttgattgttttaaacctgctgcctattaatttcatttgatgacctctaattcttgtgttatgaaaaggagtaaataacacttccttatttactctctccacatcagtcatgattttatagacctctatcatatccccccttagtcatctcttttccaggatgacaagtcccaatcttattatcTCTCCTTATacgaaagctgttccataccccctaatcatttttgttgcccttttctgaaccttttacaatttcagtatatcttttttgagatggggagaccacatctgtactcaatattcaaaatgtgggggtaccatggatttatatagaggtcatataatattttttgttttattatctatcccttccctaATGATGCCCAACTTTCTATTAGCTTttatgactgctgctgcacattgagtggatgttttcagagaactatccacaatgactccaagatctctttcttgagtagtaacagctaatttatattttatgtgtatagttaggattatgttttccaatgtacattactttgcatttatcaacattgaatttcatctgccattttgttgcccagtcatgctTTTTTtttagatccctttgtagctcttcacagtctgctttggacttaactatcttgagtagttttgtatcatatgcaaatgttgccacctcccagataatttatgaatatgctgaataggACTGGCccccagtacagactcctgcgGGACACCACTATTctactctctccattctgaaacctgaccatttattcctaccttttgtttcctattctTTAACCAGCtaccgatccatgagaggaccttccctcttatcccatgacagcttactttgtttaagagactttggtgagggatcttgtcaaaggctttctgaaaatctaagtgcacTAAATCCACTGTATCCCCCTTGTCCacctgcttgttgaccccctgaaagaattctagtagattggtgaggcatgatttccctttataaaaacatgttgactcttccttaacaaattatgttcatctatgtatctgacaattctgttctttattatagtttcaaccag belongs to Gopherus flavomarginatus isolate rGopFla2 chromosome 15, rGopFla2.mat.asm, whole genome shotgun sequence and includes:
- the LOC127035033 gene encoding glutathione S-transferase theta-1-like isoform X2, producing the protein MGLELYLDLLSQPCRAVYIFAKKNNIPFEFKHVELFKGQHCRGEFGKMNILKKVPALKDGVLTLAESTAILLYLSWKYNTPDHWYPSDTQKRAQVDEYLSWHHTNIRGNAGKALWIKVLIPLFTGQTLPPEKLQEVMDELAISLKQFEEKFLQDKPFIVGSEISLADLMAIVELMQPIGVGCDIFEDRPKLSEWRNQVEEAVGKELFQEAHELILNIKELSNIQIDPQLKEHLAPVLRKMMK